A stretch of the Microtus ochrogaster isolate Prairie Vole_2 chromosome X, MicOch1.0, whole genome shotgun sequence genome encodes the following:
- the Stard8 gene encoding stAR-related lipid transfer protein 8 isoform X1, translated as MPLLDVFWACFRKVKCFPLLPVRKNVEAEAKKACEWLRATGFPQYAQLFEEGVFPLDIGSVKKDYSFLDQDSLGALCRRLMTLNNCASMKLEVHFQCKQDEDSEEEEQCTISSHWAFEQESKCGSPMGSSALLAPPSPSLLGTSSCESVLTELSAASLPAISVSLSPESADLALLDRVPIPSNQPFLSPTQGQEAAQDKVKKHYSRSFLKHLESLRRKEKGDNRQTEPEQRLATSEKSTKASSFRSCRGFLSAGFYRAKNRAATSARGREGATQKAWEAWPIATFRHPQPIRRRDCLVHVPGDHKPGTFPRSLSIESLCPDDGHPLADWKPSRCWGYEGRRGSCGSTGSHASTYDNLPELYPAEPFQAEAEAGDEEGEGSYAHLDDILEHVWGLQQRVELWSQTMYPDLRPGDKEEEEEEEEEAASSIEIATAEVEGQDEDLAQAESQVLREFPPQAKEEVPLIILAQAPAVVEPLVQAEATAPAQAQDHEQEANLAAEPASASSLSVEEGHSISDTAVSSSELDSSGNSRNEVEAAEAQAGLQASVPRERRDSGVGASLTRPCRKLRWHSFQNSHRPSLNSESLEINRQFAGQINLLHKGSLLRLTGFMEKYTVPHKQAWVWSVPKFMKRNKTPDYRGHHVFGVPPLIHVQRTGQPLPQSIQQAMRYLRSQCLDQVGIFRKSGVKSRIQSLRQMNETSPDNVCYEGQSAYDVADLLKQYFRDLPEPIFTSKLTTTFLQIYQLLPKEQWLAAAQAATLLLPDENREVLQTLLYFLSDIASAEENQMTAGNLAVCLAPSIFHLNVSKKDSSSPRIKSKRSLVGRPGPRDLSENMAATQGLSHMISDCKKLFQVPQDMVVQLCGSYSAAELSPPGPALAELRQAQAAGVSLSLYMEESVQELLRDAAERFKGWTNVPGPQHTELACRKAPDGHPLRMWKASTEVAAPPAVVLHRVLRERALWDEDLLRAQVLEALMPGVELYHYVTDSMAPHPCRDFVVLRMWRSDLPRGGCLLVSQSLDPEQPVPESGVRALMLTSQYLMEPCGLGRSRLTHICRADLRGRSPDWYNKVFGHLCAMEVAKIRDSFPTLQAAGPETKL; from the exons AGGGTGTGTTCCCCCTGGATATTGGCTCTGTGAAGAAGGACTACAGTTTTCTGGACCAGGACTCTCTGGGGGCCCTGTGCAG GAGGCTGATGACCTTGAACAACTGTGCTTCGATGAAGCTCGAGGTTCATTTTCAATGCAAACAG GATGAAGACTCCGAAGAGGAAGAACAATGCACCATCAGCAGCCACTGGGCCTTTGAGCAGGAAAGCAAATGTGGGTCCCCCATGGGCTCTTCTGCCCTGCTGGCCCCACCAAGCCCTAGCCTTCTGGGGACCTCAAGCTGTGAAAGTGTCCTAACTGAGCTCAGTGCCGCCTCCCTGCCGGCCATCTCTGTGAGCCTCTCACCAGAGTCAGCAGACCTGGCCTTGCTAGATCGTGTCCCCATCCCAAGTAACCAGCCCTTCCTTAGTCCCACCCAGGGCCAGGAGGCTGCTCAAGACAAAGTAAAGAAGCATTATTCTCGAAGCTTCCTCAAGCACCTTGAATCtctaaggaggaaggaaaagggtgaCAATCGGCAAACAGAGCCTGAGCAACGCCTGGCCACCTCGGAAAAGTCCACCAAGGCTTCATCTTTCCGCAGTTGCCGTGGCTTTCTCTCAGCTGGATTTTACAGGGCCAAGAACAGGGCCGCTACTTCAGCCCGGGGCAGAGAGGGTGCGACGCAGAAGGCCTGGGAGGCTTGGCCCATAGCCACATTCCGGCATCCTCAACCCATTCGCCGGCGTGACTGCCTGGTGCATGTGCCTGGAGACCATAAACCAGGCACATTCCCTCGTTCTCTGTCCATTGAAAGTCTTTGTCCAGATGATGGCCATCCACTGGCAGATTGGAAGCCAAGTAGGTGCTGGGGCTATGAAGGGCGCCGGGGTTCCTGTGGTTCCACAGGTAGCCATGCCAGCACTTACGACAACTTGCCTGAGCTGTACCCAGCTGAGCCTTtccaggctgaggctgaggctggagatgaGGAGGGCGAAGGCAGCTATGCCCATCTAGATGACATCCTGGAGCATGTGTGGGGGCTGCAGCAACGGGTAGAGCTCTGGTCTCAGACCATGTACCCGGACCTGAGGCCTGGagataaggaagaggaagaggaggaagaggaggaagctgctTCATCCATTGAAATAGCCACAGCTGAGGTGGAAGGCCAGGATGAAGATCTAGCCCAGGCAGAGTCTCAAGTCCTCAGAGAGTTTCCACCCCAAGCCAAGGAGGAAGTCCCACTGATAATACTGGCTCAGGCCCCTGCTGTGGTAGAGCCATTGGTACAGGCCGAGGCTACGGCTCCAGCCCAGGCCCAGGACCATGAACAAGAAGCAAACTTGGCTGCcgagcctgcttctgcctccagcctgTCTGTGGAAGAAGGACACTCCATTTCCGACACTGCTGTTTCCTCCAGTGAACTTGACAGCAGTGGCAACTCCAGGAATGAGGTAGAGGCTGCAGAAGCCCAGGCAGGACTCCAAGCATCAGTGCCCCGCGAGCGACGGGATTCAGGTGTTGGGGCCTCACTTACCAGACCATGCAG GAAACTCCGCTGGCACAGCTTCCAGAACTCCCACCGCCCCAGCCTCAACTCAGAGTCGCTGGAGATCAACCGGCAGTTTGCAGGCCAGATCAACCTGCTTCACAAGGGCTCGCTGCTGCGGCTCACTGGCTTCATGGAGAAGTACACTGTGCCCCACAAACAGGCCTGGGTCTG GTCAGTGCCCAagtttatgaaaagaaataagaccCCAGACTACCGGGGGCACCATGTATTTGGAGTACCACCCCTCATTCACGTGCAGCGTACCGGCCAGCCTCTGCCCCAAAGCATTCAGCAAGCCATGCGCTACCTACGGAGCCAGTGCCTAGATCAG GTGGGCATCTTCCGCAAGTCTGGAGTCAAGTCCAGGATCCAGAGCCTGCGCCAAATGAATGAAACCTCCCCTGACAACGTCTGTTATGAGGGCCAATCGGCCTATGACGTGGCTGACCTACTGAAGCAGTATTTCCGGGATCTTCCTGAGCCCATTTTCACCAGCAAGCTCACCACCACTTTCCTGCAGATCTATCAGC TCCTCCCCAAAGAACAGTGGCTGGCAGCAGCGCAAGCTGCCACCTTGCTGCTCCCTGATGAGAACCGAGAAGTGCTGCAGACCCTGCTCTACTTCCTAAGTGACATTGCCTCTGCAGAGGAGAACCAGATGACAGCTGGCAACCTAGCAGTGTGCCTGGCACCCTCCATCTTCCACCTCAATGTCTCCAAGAAGGATAGTTCTTCTCCCAG gaTCAAAAGCAAACGCAGCCTGGTTGGTCGGCCGGGCCCCAGGGACTTGAGTGAGAACATGGCTGCCACCCAGGGCCTGTCACACATGATCAGTGACTGCAAGAAACTTTTCCAG GTGCCCCAGGATATGGTGGTGCAACTGTGTGGTTCATATAGTGCAGCTGAACTCAGCCCCCCTGGACCAGCCCTGGCTGAGCTCAGGCAGGCACAGGCTGCTGGGGTGAGTCTCAGCCTTTACATGGAGGAGAGTGTGCAGGAGCTGCTTCGGGATGCTGCAGAACGCTTCAAGGGTTGGACCAATGTGCCAGGGCCCCAGCACACAGAACTGGCTTGTAGGAAG GCACCAGACGGTCACCCCCTGCGGATGTGGAAGGCATCCACAGAAGTGGCTGCCCCTCCAGCTGTGGTGCTGCATCGTGTCCTGCGAGAGCGGGCCCTGTGGGATGAGGACCTACTGCGGGCCCAGGTGCTGGAAGCCCTGATGCCGGGGGTGGAGCTGTACCACTACGTCACTGACAGCATGGCACCCCATCCTTGCCGTGACTTTGTGGTGCTCAG GATGTGGCGCTCAGACCTGCCTCGTGGTGGATGCCTCCTTGTCTCCCAGTCCCTGGATCCTGAGCAACCCGTGCCAGAGTCTGGAGTGCGGGCCCTCATGCTTACTTCCCAGTACCTCATGGAGCCCTGTGGCCTTGGCCGCTCTCGCCTCACTCATATCTGCCGCGCTGACCTCAG gggCCGTTCTCCTGACTGGTACAACAAAGTCTTTGGGCACTTGTGTGCCATGGAAGTGGCAAAGATCCGGGACTCTTTCCCCACACTTCAGGCAGCTGGCCCTGAAACCAAGTTGTGA
- the Stard8 gene encoding stAR-related lipid transfer protein 8 isoform X2: MTLNNCASMKLEVHFQCKQDEDSEEEEQCTISSHWAFEQESKCGSPMGSSALLAPPSPSLLGTSSCESVLTELSAASLPAISVSLSPESADLALLDRVPIPSNQPFLSPTQGQEAAQDKVKKHYSRSFLKHLESLRRKEKGDNRQTEPEQRLATSEKSTKASSFRSCRGFLSAGFYRAKNRAATSARGREGATQKAWEAWPIATFRHPQPIRRRDCLVHVPGDHKPGTFPRSLSIESLCPDDGHPLADWKPSRCWGYEGRRGSCGSTGSHASTYDNLPELYPAEPFQAEAEAGDEEGEGSYAHLDDILEHVWGLQQRVELWSQTMYPDLRPGDKEEEEEEEEEAASSIEIATAEVEGQDEDLAQAESQVLREFPPQAKEEVPLIILAQAPAVVEPLVQAEATAPAQAQDHEQEANLAAEPASASSLSVEEGHSISDTAVSSSELDSSGNSRNEVEAAEAQAGLQASVPRERRDSGVGASLTRPCRKLRWHSFQNSHRPSLNSESLEINRQFAGQINLLHKGSLLRLTGFMEKYTVPHKQAWVWSVPKFMKRNKTPDYRGHHVFGVPPLIHVQRTGQPLPQSIQQAMRYLRSQCLDQVGIFRKSGVKSRIQSLRQMNETSPDNVCYEGQSAYDVADLLKQYFRDLPEPIFTSKLTTTFLQIYQLLPKEQWLAAAQAATLLLPDENREVLQTLLYFLSDIASAEENQMTAGNLAVCLAPSIFHLNVSKKDSSSPRIKSKRSLVGRPGPRDLSENMAATQGLSHMISDCKKLFQVPQDMVVQLCGSYSAAELSPPGPALAELRQAQAAGVSLSLYMEESVQELLRDAAERFKGWTNVPGPQHTELACRKAPDGHPLRMWKASTEVAAPPAVVLHRVLRERALWDEDLLRAQVLEALMPGVELYHYVTDSMAPHPCRDFVVLRMWRSDLPRGGCLLVSQSLDPEQPVPESGVRALMLTSQYLMEPCGLGRSRLTHICRADLRGRSPDWYNKVFGHLCAMEVAKIRDSFPTLQAAGPETKL, from the exons ATGACCTTGAACAACTGTGCTTCGATGAAGCTCGAGGTTCATTTTCAATGCAAACAG GATGAAGACTCCGAAGAGGAAGAACAATGCACCATCAGCAGCCACTGGGCCTTTGAGCAGGAAAGCAAATGTGGGTCCCCCATGGGCTCTTCTGCCCTGCTGGCCCCACCAAGCCCTAGCCTTCTGGGGACCTCAAGCTGTGAAAGTGTCCTAACTGAGCTCAGTGCCGCCTCCCTGCCGGCCATCTCTGTGAGCCTCTCACCAGAGTCAGCAGACCTGGCCTTGCTAGATCGTGTCCCCATCCCAAGTAACCAGCCCTTCCTTAGTCCCACCCAGGGCCAGGAGGCTGCTCAAGACAAAGTAAAGAAGCATTATTCTCGAAGCTTCCTCAAGCACCTTGAATCtctaaggaggaaggaaaagggtgaCAATCGGCAAACAGAGCCTGAGCAACGCCTGGCCACCTCGGAAAAGTCCACCAAGGCTTCATCTTTCCGCAGTTGCCGTGGCTTTCTCTCAGCTGGATTTTACAGGGCCAAGAACAGGGCCGCTACTTCAGCCCGGGGCAGAGAGGGTGCGACGCAGAAGGCCTGGGAGGCTTGGCCCATAGCCACATTCCGGCATCCTCAACCCATTCGCCGGCGTGACTGCCTGGTGCATGTGCCTGGAGACCATAAACCAGGCACATTCCCTCGTTCTCTGTCCATTGAAAGTCTTTGTCCAGATGATGGCCATCCACTGGCAGATTGGAAGCCAAGTAGGTGCTGGGGCTATGAAGGGCGCCGGGGTTCCTGTGGTTCCACAGGTAGCCATGCCAGCACTTACGACAACTTGCCTGAGCTGTACCCAGCTGAGCCTTtccaggctgaggctgaggctggagatgaGGAGGGCGAAGGCAGCTATGCCCATCTAGATGACATCCTGGAGCATGTGTGGGGGCTGCAGCAACGGGTAGAGCTCTGGTCTCAGACCATGTACCCGGACCTGAGGCCTGGagataaggaagaggaagaggaggaagaggaggaagctgctTCATCCATTGAAATAGCCACAGCTGAGGTGGAAGGCCAGGATGAAGATCTAGCCCAGGCAGAGTCTCAAGTCCTCAGAGAGTTTCCACCCCAAGCCAAGGAGGAAGTCCCACTGATAATACTGGCTCAGGCCCCTGCTGTGGTAGAGCCATTGGTACAGGCCGAGGCTACGGCTCCAGCCCAGGCCCAGGACCATGAACAAGAAGCAAACTTGGCTGCcgagcctgcttctgcctccagcctgTCTGTGGAAGAAGGACACTCCATTTCCGACACTGCTGTTTCCTCCAGTGAACTTGACAGCAGTGGCAACTCCAGGAATGAGGTAGAGGCTGCAGAAGCCCAGGCAGGACTCCAAGCATCAGTGCCCCGCGAGCGACGGGATTCAGGTGTTGGGGCCTCACTTACCAGACCATGCAG GAAACTCCGCTGGCACAGCTTCCAGAACTCCCACCGCCCCAGCCTCAACTCAGAGTCGCTGGAGATCAACCGGCAGTTTGCAGGCCAGATCAACCTGCTTCACAAGGGCTCGCTGCTGCGGCTCACTGGCTTCATGGAGAAGTACACTGTGCCCCACAAACAGGCCTGGGTCTG GTCAGTGCCCAagtttatgaaaagaaataagaccCCAGACTACCGGGGGCACCATGTATTTGGAGTACCACCCCTCATTCACGTGCAGCGTACCGGCCAGCCTCTGCCCCAAAGCATTCAGCAAGCCATGCGCTACCTACGGAGCCAGTGCCTAGATCAG GTGGGCATCTTCCGCAAGTCTGGAGTCAAGTCCAGGATCCAGAGCCTGCGCCAAATGAATGAAACCTCCCCTGACAACGTCTGTTATGAGGGCCAATCGGCCTATGACGTGGCTGACCTACTGAAGCAGTATTTCCGGGATCTTCCTGAGCCCATTTTCACCAGCAAGCTCACCACCACTTTCCTGCAGATCTATCAGC TCCTCCCCAAAGAACAGTGGCTGGCAGCAGCGCAAGCTGCCACCTTGCTGCTCCCTGATGAGAACCGAGAAGTGCTGCAGACCCTGCTCTACTTCCTAAGTGACATTGCCTCTGCAGAGGAGAACCAGATGACAGCTGGCAACCTAGCAGTGTGCCTGGCACCCTCCATCTTCCACCTCAATGTCTCCAAGAAGGATAGTTCTTCTCCCAG gaTCAAAAGCAAACGCAGCCTGGTTGGTCGGCCGGGCCCCAGGGACTTGAGTGAGAACATGGCTGCCACCCAGGGCCTGTCACACATGATCAGTGACTGCAAGAAACTTTTCCAG GTGCCCCAGGATATGGTGGTGCAACTGTGTGGTTCATATAGTGCAGCTGAACTCAGCCCCCCTGGACCAGCCCTGGCTGAGCTCAGGCAGGCACAGGCTGCTGGGGTGAGTCTCAGCCTTTACATGGAGGAGAGTGTGCAGGAGCTGCTTCGGGATGCTGCAGAACGCTTCAAGGGTTGGACCAATGTGCCAGGGCCCCAGCACACAGAACTGGCTTGTAGGAAG GCACCAGACGGTCACCCCCTGCGGATGTGGAAGGCATCCACAGAAGTGGCTGCCCCTCCAGCTGTGGTGCTGCATCGTGTCCTGCGAGAGCGGGCCCTGTGGGATGAGGACCTACTGCGGGCCCAGGTGCTGGAAGCCCTGATGCCGGGGGTGGAGCTGTACCACTACGTCACTGACAGCATGGCACCCCATCCTTGCCGTGACTTTGTGGTGCTCAG GATGTGGCGCTCAGACCTGCCTCGTGGTGGATGCCTCCTTGTCTCCCAGTCCCTGGATCCTGAGCAACCCGTGCCAGAGTCTGGAGTGCGGGCCCTCATGCTTACTTCCCAGTACCTCATGGAGCCCTGTGGCCTTGGCCGCTCTCGCCTCACTCATATCTGCCGCGCTGACCTCAG gggCCGTTCTCCTGACTGGTACAACAAAGTCTTTGGGCACTTGTGTGCCATGGAAGTGGCAAAGATCCGGGACTCTTTCCCCACACTTCAGGCAGCTGGCCCTGAAACCAAGTTGTGA